GTAATAGCCACTCAATTCAGTTTGGCTAGAGTTGTACACTTATGCTGAACTATTGATATGTGGAAAATTGTGAATGTCTGACGCGACACGCCTACAGTCTACTTatgtaaagaaaatgaaagaggaTTCTTTGATTGCCCGATAACCGGTTACAGGTACATCGCCATTTCTTTTCCCTGATGCGTTGCTGCTTGGTTAGTCATGTTTTATTAGTTGCTTGTTGCATTTGTTGTAAATAACTCTAACGGTAAAATTTCATGCGTACAACTGCCCCGTGATACAAGCATACTGTCTGGAGTAAGGAAAGATGTTTGGTTTCACTCTCTTTCTCAGTATTGTAGTTTctttaactttatttcttaGTTCTACAACGTTTTTTGTTTCTGTTAAATCTGTTGTCCCACGTAATGGAAGGCATCTACCTGGCTATAACGTCATTAATCCATTCTTGAGTTGATAATGAAGCATACGAAAACGCTGTTGATTTCAACAAAGAGAgattaaattgataattttgGAGTTTGTTTGTATATCTTGTCTTATCAGGATCGTTATTTTATTCTAAGAGTTTCTTAGATTATATCTGATGATTAGTTCTCTCCTTGGTTTCcatatatcttaatatttaacGAATGGCGTTATTTTATTCTAAGAGTTTCTTAGATTATATCTGATGATTAGTTCTCTCCTTGGTTTCCATATATCTTAATACTTACCGAATGGCGTTATTTTATTCTTAGAGTTTCTTAGATTATATCTGATGATTAGTTCTCTCCTTGGTTTCcatatatcttaatatttaacGAATGGTTTTCTTTTGTAGTTGGGATTATCAGTACAAATAGAAACAATACTTTATCCTTCTTTAATACCTAAAACTTCACTATTTCAGCAGAGTTCATTCTTTCCCATTTTGTTGTTTTACGTTTTACTTCCACGCGGCTTTAGCCACCGCAAACAATCATTAATGTCTGGTGGTGGCCATGAGAGTTTGTATCAGTGGATCTGTTTATTTAAGGCTTCAATCGGTTTATCgttctttcttttccttcacTGATTTCAGTAGTAAGTTCATATTTACTTCCTTCATTAGTTATATTAAGTGCATCTGATTCACTTCTGCATcctaaaaaacataaaattattcttCCGTTTCATTAAAATACATCAATAATGTAAGGtagtaaaattaaacaaaaaaacaaatgtaaGAGAAAAATAAGGTGAAGATTCTTTTGACATATAAAGGTGAAAGCGGAATGCTTTTATGATAAGATGTAAAGCTTATAGTTCTGCTTTCCAATGGTTATTACTATTGAAATTCCGTAGGCAATAAAATTGTGTTTATTCCGTAGGAAATAAGTGATTGCACTTTCCGCAGATACCAGCAACGTGGACTGCTCTCCTGTTAAATTGCATTTTTTTCCCTTGAAAATAAAGTGTCCTAAATGTATATttgaaatgatgaaaaaaaattggttatTTAAAGGAAATATTTGGTTTGAATTTCTCGTGAGTCAAACTTTACGAAGTGTtgttaatttgttaaatttatagcttaaattattcaaaattaaagctGCTTTAATACATTGTTCTCAGATGTTTTATACAAGCTTGTAACAAACCAATGATTTGCTGAAGACTCATTCGGTGATTGAATAACTTCTGTACGCCGACAGTATAATAAATTCagaataacattattattttcgGATTTAGTTTACAAGATAGTCACGTGTATAATTTTTCACGTGTCACAGATAGCTACCGACTTATGTTGCCgcgtaaaattattattgttataaactAAAGCTGTAATGATAAGGGGCACGTTTTTCTTACGTTTAAAACAAAGGAAGTTGATGATCAtacaagtaaaataattttcgttattttataacttttatcgcattttttgtttctttcttctgtttcattttattatatgcCACctactaaatttttatatttttttatctgtctGTTATTATACTTTctgtatattttttgtttttcagtaTTGAAACTCAACTTATAACTGCTaggtataatttttatttattcattcacAATCCAAAAAAGCCCAACATTTAAGTCCAAGTATAGCATCactaatgttatatttttttatcgttGTTTTATCTTATGctctattttttctaaaatgacATGACATGGTATGCTGTCTATTTTTTTCTCGGTTTGTTCTATTACTCAATATGATTTACTGAATTATTACTTTCTCGGTGTGTATACAAATGGACCCGGGTATCCCGTGTTTAGGATTCCACAGACAATGATCCATTGTGAAAAACCTCAAAAACAACACAGACACAGGCTTGGGCATGTGCATGTTGGACATCATGCATACTGTCTCTATACTATGTATTTTACACGTGTCCCACGTTTCAATATTTTGTCATTTTCTGATTCGAAACCGACCACACAAATATTTTACGTTAAACTCTTCCTTCTATCATTAcaactttattttactttctcgAAATAAAAATACACCTCAAAAAGTAATTATGCATACTAATCAATTTAAAGAACCAATAACTAGAGCCgtaataaaaacaaatgttaaatatacttttgaaactattttagttatatttttattcaattaattcaaaaaacatctttataaaattatcttttaatcgCATAAAACATCTTATTAATTTTAcactttctattttttcttgtgGTTGTTTTCTCCCTCCCTGTCCTGGCGATGAATAATTGGTGGGATGAAGGGCCATTATTAGTCCTCTGTATTTCCTCTGAAAGTCTTGGGAATTCTGAAAGGACACATATGATCCAACCCCACTGAGAAACCactataaatatagatattgctaatgttatttttttaatgaattttatcagaataataatatatacacGATAACTTTGAAATGATTGAGGCAAATATAATTCTATTAGAATATCTATacattttataagaaaaaaattaatagtgaGAAGGGGAGCAGAAGTAAAGAAAAAGGCGTGAGCCTTATCTGAAAGTGTTGACCGGCCACGCGTAGTGAGTCTCtgactataaataaaatttgcttTGAAGATGATTTCACAACAAAAAACAAACCTCAGAatagggagagagagagagagaaaaagaaccAATTACCCACCATGTCTGATATTGCCATGCTGGTAGCGGAGGAATACGAGAGGAGGACCAAACGTTTCAGGAAAGGAGAAGAAGCTTTTCCAGCCACCAAATTTCACAccgtttctttttcttcttcttcttcttccatggaCAAAATTCAGGTGCAGAAGGAAGAGTTTATGAAACGGATTTGGGAACCCAAAACCCAAATCGCCATTGCTGCTTCTAACAGTTTCTTCTCTGCTTGAATTCCGATTCCACCATGCCTCTTTCCTTCTCAAGTTGGTCATTTCTGCTTTTTCTaatcttcctttctttttctttgactTGCTGTGCATAATTGTATATTGTATGGAATTAAAGGGAATTCTTCTTCCCCCTTTGAAATCTCCGCTCATCCTTTTTCTACTTGCTGTTTCGTGTATCCGCAAAATGTGAAACAAATCTCTAAACTACAACTACTTCATTTctgattaaaaattatatttttaatcttttataaggTAACTTATCAGTAAACTGATTTGAATTTACAAAAGAACTATTTCTTTTTTACgtgttttttaaaatacatttgtGAAAACTTTTTTCCGAACGATTTGCTCGTATTGTTTAATTAACTCTTTAGCTTATGAGTAAAAGCAAAAAATAAGACAGGTTTCTTAGGATGAACTTCTTCATAAAATTTTCTACCACTACTTATTGTGAAGGATTTTAATCTCCTTTAGTTTTGTATTGCTTCGTACACACTTCCATAACATTGTAcaaataacacttttttttttctctttatcccAAAGGAATCACATTTTAGTCAACAATAATTTACAAGATTTGTAGGATATAAAGTTAGCATTATAGAAGGTACAAATAGCTAAAACTTAACTTTAATCTTCTGTTTCTCAGTCGGGCTTctgttttaaaatgttttctttttgcacCTCCATACACATAagttttctattttactttttctgaattatttaatctaaagtatataaaaaaactttcaaattatacaatttaaaaagggtaaaattgaaaattcgTTACTTATGGTGCATTAAGAAATATATACAGGTGCAGGAAGGAACTCTCTAAATTTCTTGGGCTAGGTCCACTGGTTTTGTGGATTAACGGGTGTTTCACTTCACAAGctctaaaaatttcaattttaactttaattaatatttttttaattttttttctttcttgataaTGTCACTCTACATTTCTttgacttttttcttttttattaaagttactCTGCAgctctttaataaattttgaaatttgtacagattttaaaatcattttcataaactttttaaatttcatttttaaattttaaatttaataataacctaatttaatttaaaattttaatattatttaaaatacgtttacatcttaataattattaaatataatttctactattataatagttatattaaaaaaataaaacaaaag
This sequence is a window from Vigna angularis cultivar LongXiaoDou No.4 chromosome 2, ASM1680809v1, whole genome shotgun sequence. Protein-coding genes within it:
- the LOC128195609 gene encoding uncharacterized protein LOC128195609, yielding MSDIAMLVAEEYERRTKRFRKGEEAFPATKFHTVSFSSSSSSMDKIQVQKEEFMKRIWEPKTQIAIAASNSFFSA